Below is a genomic region from Argopecten irradians isolate NY chromosome 14, Ai_NY, whole genome shotgun sequence.
GTATATTTACCTCTTTTCTTCTAACTCTTGTCATCATGTATGCATCAATAACctacaaaatttataattatatataacaagaggcccatggacctAATAACAGTCACCTGTTAtctgatacaaattagttatgtcattcacaagccaactgatgtcttttgttcacgaaaaAGGATCATAAATCTAATAGGCCAAGGtctatatacaaagtttcaATAAGCTTGGTGCATATATACTCACATTATCATGTTCAacaggttcaataattattattgcaaagggcaataactccgtaattaAATTAGAGTAggatcaagctgattttcgaagtCATCTgtgatctttccaatgttagtctacatacagaGTTTAGATTAAGTTGGgcgcatatttactcaagttattgtgTTAACAAGGTACAAtcataattattagtgcaaagggcaagaACTCTTTCAATTGCAGTCAAACCAGGCCAATTTTCGAACTTGTcagagatctttccaatgttagtctacatataaaatttcattaaactcaatttatatttactcaagttctGGTGCTGACAAGTTCaagtaataattattagtgtaaagggcaataactctgtaaattacaatcaagctgattttctaACTCCTCCAAGATCTATCCGatgttagtctacatataaagtttcattaaactCGGTGCAActcggacaaaagactatcgtaataggtcaccatgacctatggtcaggtgaccaaAAATACTGTATTCACGGTAATAAGCACCCATCCCCTTTTCTTGAGAAGAGGGGAACTTGTGTAGATGCCACATCCCATGTTTGATTAAAAGCATCCACATGTACTTACTTCATCAGAAATCTTGTTCTGAAGAAATTTCACAGTCGTAGAATAAATTCTAACTCCTGCTACAATAGCAACGAGTATATTCCTGTGCAATTTTCTGGCATTCCAAATGCTGAGGATATCTGAAATGTGATATCAATTACAGCTACAAATATGCATTATAAATTATCACTACAGCGTAGGTTTGGTTTTAGAGTTTATTATTCTTACCAGTCAATAATTCTACCCAATCAAATATGTCAAGGTGGATCAGCATATTGTCATAGTAAAGTCTAACATTTCTTgctatacattttttaaacagAGAACTGAATTGACATGCATCAGATATAAATATACGAACTAGGGTTACTTTAATTTCATATTGGCTATTTGTTTTAcatagttataaatatatacttacaCTTGTGCAATTGTTCTTCGTTGCTTTCTTTGGCAATGGCAGAGGCAATAGCAAAGTCATCATTTACAGAAGTAGCCACAGAACTGGGTGCCACACTAACCACAGGACTGGGTGCCACACTAGCCACAGGACTGGGTGCCACACTAGCCACGGGACTGGGTGCAACACTAGCCACGGGACTGTATGCCACACTAGCCACAGGACTTGGTGCCACACTAGCCACAGGACTTGGTGCCACACTAGCCACAGGACTATGTGCCAAACTAGCCATGGGACTGGTTGCCACACTAGCCACAGGACTGGGTGCCACACTAGTCTCGGGACTGGGTGCCACACTAGTCTCGGGGCTGGGTGACACACTAGTCTCGGGGCTGGGTGACACACTAGTCTCGGGGCTGGGTGACACACTAGTCTCGGGGCTGGGTGACACACTAGTCTCGGGACTGGGTGACACACTAGTCTCGGGACTGGGTGACACACTAGTCTCGGGGCTGGGTGACACACTAGTCTCGGGGCTGGGTGACACACTAGTCTCGGTGCTGGGTGACACACTAGTCTCGGGGCTGGGTGACACACTAGTCTCGGTGCTGGGTGACACACTAGTCTCGGGGCTGGGTGACACACTAGTCTCGGTGCTGGGTGACACACTAGTCTCGGTGCTGGGTGACACACTAGTCTCGGTGCTGGGTGACACACTAGTCTCGGTGCTGGGTGACACACTAGTCTCGGGGCTGGGTGACACACTAGTCTCGGTGCTGGGTGACACACTAGTCTCGGTGCTGGGTGACACACTAGTCTCGGGGCTGGGTGACACACTAGTCTCGGGGCTAGAATGGGTATGGATGTCTTCTCTGAAAGAAGCAAggagaaatacatgtatcattaaatCTGTTAAAACTCATTTTAATCCTTTAGATTTAAATggtacaaatatttaaattagtAAAATCTATATATgtgaaattaacaaaatcaataaacaaatgtGTAACTTTTAATTTATGCAAGCTGCCAATGATATAGAGCTCGGATGCATTAATGAGAAGCAAGTTAGAGAAAAGCTGATggtaatgttcaaaaatgttttgttgCTTATATATTTATCCCACAAAAATCGAATATAAAGGAAGGCTTTCATGTATTGTCAATGCAACATGTAATTGAAAATGAAGATATGTATTCCTAGAATTTTTGCCAGACCTTTAGAGTGTCCAGTAGACGGACCCATTTCATTTGGAAAATAGCactgtattttcccaaattGCGTCAGTATTTTCTAAATGGAAGTATAATCAAGTGAAAACTCGAAATGTCCATATCTCATATATATACCTTTGAAATCAGTAATTAATATCttaaaaagttgaaaatattgcttgaaaatcttatattttataacaattttttCTGTATGCAATTCATGAAGCcagaaaaattaaattatatttgtgtttaaaTCCCTATTCTATTTACTAGATCAAAAATGAAGAGAGTGTTTACAAAATGCGAAAATATCTTAAGCCTACTTTGTTATATGCTTATTGCCACTTTGGTATTATTTCaaaaaactgaagaaaatttaatcaaaatgatgatgatgcttTTCCCCAATTTTTTCTTAGGGTTGTTTTCCAAAAATAGGTGGCAAAAACCCTGTATGCTGATAGAATGATACACAACatatttcacatatatatatctgtatatatgcCAAGCCAATTATCCATCAATTCATTTTGAAACTATAACAAGACAttttgacaataaatatttGACTTAAAGGGACAGTTCACTGAGACTGATTCTTTAACATAACCACAAGGCAAAATgtgacataaatatattgttctacattccttatgaaacatataacaagaaatattgacaaatttcacgacattgtaagtgttttaattgataccgcTGAGATTCCAAATTGTATAGCAATACGATtcagcaggtacaacatgtatgctgtacccatatccaAGCCAAAGTCACActcgttaaacaaatgcaatacataaccactgaggaatTGATGAATTTTTTTAGaaaagaacatgcatctaataaggttaacacactactgtaagagtgatttgagtagttctagacaaaaaagtctttactacactggcaatgGCCAGGATTGGCATACAAGACacccgaccacaatgtgtaatagTGGACAAcaagtgagtttgaacatttcacaaagatttcactacagtgggcttttctggcgtATCACAGTAAAATCAACTAATCTTATTTCTAtgagaactggtttgtttcctaTATATATGCggattttaatgtactcttagactgaattgtccctttaatctaaaatatctgtcaaaaatatgCTAATCATACACCAATgaacaacaaaaataacataaaaaaaataagagatGCAACTCCTGAGCCAGGTACTAAATGATATATTCTAGGTTCATCTGGTGCTGCTGGTTGCCAACATGTTTCAGCCTTAAAGGCAGGCCGTCATCAGGGCACAGCTTGCATATAACAGTGTACCAGTTACAAATAGTATAGTTTGACAATAGAGGTTATGTGATAATAACAATGTATTATGCAACATAGATAAGTTGCTAAGGCAGTAAGggagaaaatgataaaaagctAAATGGTGATTGGTGTAAATTTTAAGAATATGAATGCaaaagttttatgaaatttaaaagaTGACTGAtacaatagaaataataaattAGTTTTATGAGGATATATGAGTaggaataaattaaatatgtatagtTAATAAATTCCATATAGTAAATGTAAGCTGTATGAGAATAACAAGAATAACAGTTAtttcaaaattagaaaaaaacaatCTAGAGCAATCTGAGCTATGAGAATAGTATCATAATATCACAAAGGAACAAAGAAGATTAACATAGATGTTAGGGCCCAACATTAATCAAATCTTCAGCCAGACAAGTCACTCGCATTAAAGAGAGAATATAAAACATTGAATCAAATTAATAATCTGTGACCCTCAGGTTCAATATCCCTCCACATTCTTCTTATCCTGTCAAGTcttataatatttgttttcattatgaAAATCAATGGGAATGATAAACATACCAtatgatacccgataacgtttgtgcagtACTAGTATCTCCAACGTCACTCTTTGTTATCTTCCCACTGAAATGAAATTAGTGTGGGACATCATCgtacatcattccatcaccaatagatacaatagtcccgcacaaacgttaacttatcgggtatcacgtggtacgtgaattatcCTCATTCTAGATGATAATAAGTTACTGTGAACACAGAAATCATTAATGTTGAGCACATTGTTTAAGTCAAagtaaatgaaatcaaatatttc
It encodes:
- the LOC138306901 gene encoding coiled-coil domain-containing protein 8 homolog isoform X1; the encoded protein is MGCSLSNHPSYSEKTGVKREDIHTHSSPETSVSPSPETSVSPSTETSVSPSTETSVSPSPETSVSPSTETSVSPSTETSVSPSTETSVSPSTETSVSPSPETSVSPSTETSVSPSPETSVSPSTETSVSPSPETSVSPSPETSVSPSPETSVSPSPETSVSPSPETSVSPSPETSVSPSPETSVSPSPETSVAPSPETSVAPSPVASVATSPMASLAHSPVASVAPSPVASVAPSPVASVAYSPVASVAPSPVASVAPSPVASVAPSPVVSVAPSSVATSVNDDFAIASAIAKESNEEQLHKYILSIWNARKLHRNILVAIVAGVRIYSTTVKFLQNKISDEVIDAYMMTRVRRKEITTQYLPCSVMSLIFDPSMQHKVMEMDIENPELCGMINVRGQHWIFCFMDMKSRDIVIIDPLGENWSTLQRLLQSWIRFMELQSRNSSWRVRTVLHSKQMDSTSCGIFCLKFAENFLQGRTLNVFDKPDDIQAYRIEVLKEILQNQDIDTKEHCRFCFKIQRIYDDQWLGCDRCGAFWVHVKCVKPTDNIKKGQLYLCPFCI
- the LOC138306901 gene encoding coiled-coil domain-containing protein 8 homolog isoform X2, whose protein sequence is MGCSLSNHPSYSEKTGVKREDIHTHSSPETSVSPSPETSVSPSTETSVSPSTETSVSPSPETSVSPSTETSVSPSTETSVSPSTETSVSPSTETSVSPSPETSVSPSTETSVSPSPETSVSPSTETSVSPSPETSVSPSPETSVSPSPETSVSPSPETSVSPSPETSVSPSPETSVSPSPETSVSPSPETSVAPSPETSVAPSPVASVATSPMASLAHSPVASVAPSPVASVAPSPVASVAYSPVASVAPSPVASVAPSPVASVAPSPVVSVAPSSVATSVNDDFAIASAIAKESNEEQLHKYILSIWNARKLHRNILVAIVAGVRIYSTTVKFLQNKISDEVIDAYMMTRVRRKEITTQYLPCSVMSLIFDPSMQHKVMEMDIENPELCGMINVRGQHWIFCFMDMKSRDIVIIDPLGENWSTLQRLLQSWIRFMELQSRNSSWRVRTVLHSKQMDSTSCGIFCLKFAENFLQGRTLNVFDKPDDIQAYRIEVLKEILQNQDITTPSLGCIYWLIMQIKIIIRVMGVAVTKCKYISIT